CCCGGAGTCCTCCCAATTGGCGAACCAAGCCGGGGCTTCGGCGTACGGGGTCTCGTTTAAGGCGTTGATCATGTTGTAGCGGGCAAAACCAGCTACGGCTGGGGCGGTGGTGTACAAGATGGCGATAAACAGCAGGGCGTATCCGGCGGACAGCCGTGCGGCACGGACCGAAGGCACGGTGTAGAAGCGGACGATGACGTGGGGCAAACCGGCGGTACCGACCATGAGGGCCAGGGCGATAGCGGTCACATCGAGCATCGATTTGTTCCCTGCGCCAAAGGCCGAGGTGTATTCCCGAAATCCGAGATCCGTGCTGATCTGGTCCAAGGTCTGCAGCAGGTACTGACCAGCGTTGCTTCCCGAGGCGATGGTCCCGCCGAAGCCGAGTTGCGGAACCGCCTGTCCGGTTATTTTCAGGGAAATGGCGATCGCCGGGATCAGAAAGGCCACGATCATCACGCAATACTGGGCGACCTGGGTCCAGGTGATGCCTTTCATGCCCCCGAGACTGGCGTAGAAAAAGACAATGGCCATGCCGATGACCACCCCTGTGGTTACGTCGACTTCCAAAAAACGGCTGAAAACGATGCCCACGCCGCGCATTTGCCCTGCGACATAGGTCAGGGAGGCAAAAATGGCGCAGATCAGGGCCACAACTCGGGCTGTGGTCGAATAATACCGGTCGCCGACAAAATCGGGTACGGTGAATTTACCGAATTTCCGTAAATAGGGGGCCAAAAAGAGGGCCAGAAGCACATATCCTCCTGTCCAGCCCATCAAATAGATGCACCCCTCATAGCCCATGAAGGAAATCAGGCCGGCCATGGAGATGAACGAGGCCGCACTCATCCAGTCGGCCCCCGTAGCCATGCCGTTGGCCAGCGCCGGAACGCCTCCTCCGGCAACATAAAATCCTTTGGTGTCTTTGACCCGCGAACGCCAGGCGATATACAGGTAGAGTCCAAAGGTGCAAAAGACCATGATGAAGGTCCACATTTTGACTGAATCCATCATAATTCCCCTTGGTAAAGCGTGCTTCTGATCAGGTCCCGGTCCAGCGGAATACAAGGTCTCGCGCCTTGGGGCACCACCCAGGCAGGTTATTCATGGACGTCGTATTTGCGGTCGAGATGATTCATCCGCCAGGCGTAGACAAAAATGAGGACCACAAAGACCAGGATTGATCCCTGCTGGGCGAACCAGAAGCCCAGAGGAAAGCCTCCAAGTCGGATGGTGTTCAGGGGAACGACGAAAAAAATGCCGCAGCCATACGAAACTAGGGCCCAGACCGATAAAAGTCCGGCCATCAGGCGCAGATTCTGTCGCCAATACAGGGTAGCGGTGTTCATGGTGGCCTCCTGAGGGTGAAAAGTGGCATCGGAACGCCGGAGGACGATTCTTGCATTGAAGATGCCCGGATGTTTTCAAGAAGGCAGCTTTTTTTCGGTAAGCGGTCGCTTTGAGCGGTAAGCGGTAAGGGGGAAAAAACAGACCGGTGCCATTCGCCTGCGCAGAGCCGTCTTTTCAGGCCATGCGCGGAGAGGATGACTCTCGTATCAGGTGGGGTTCAGACTTGGGGCAAAATCCCGCTGGTAGGGGCAGGGGACGAGTCCGGTTTCAGGAC
The sequence above is drawn from the Desulfohalobium retbaense DSM 5692 genome and encodes:
- a CDS encoding sodium:solute symporter family protein, producing the protein MMDSVKMWTFIMVFCTFGLYLYIAWRSRVKDTKGFYVAGGGVPALANGMATGADWMSAASFISMAGLISFMGYEGCIYLMGWTGGYVLLALFLAPYLRKFGKFTVPDFVGDRYYSTTARVVALICAIFASLTYVAGQMRGVGIVFSRFLEVDVTTGVVIGMAIVFFYASLGGMKGITWTQVAQYCVMIVAFLIPAIAISLKITGQAVPQLGFGGTIASGSNAGQYLLQTLDQISTDLGFREYTSAFGAGNKSMLDVTAIALALMVGTAGLPHVIVRFYTVPSVRAARLSAGYALLFIAILYTTAPAVAGFARYNMINALNETPYAEAPAWFANWEDSGLVAWLDKNDDGRIQYRAGAAFSGKPEFREARGSHGQRLLNNPPGPTSNELYVDRDIMVLANPEIADLPPWVVALVVAGGLAAALSTASGLLLVIASSISHDLYYRILNRQATEKQRLRLGRIMIGIAVIVAGYFGINPPGFVAQVVALAFGLACSSFFPVLVLGIFSKRVTKQGAIAGMITGIGFTILYIVQTKFLGMDPWLLGISPEGIGSVGMILNFTVTLGVSAVTPPPPPEIQELVEHVRTPRGAGMAIDH
- a CDS encoding DUF4212 domain-containing protein, with the protein product MNTATLYWRQNLRLMAGLLSVWALVSYGCGIFFVVPLNTIRLGGFPLGFWFAQQGSILVFVVLIFVYAWRMNHLDRKYDVHE